One window of the Trifolium pratense cultivar HEN17-A07 linkage group LG2, ARS_RC_1.1, whole genome shotgun sequence genome contains the following:
- the LOC123904098 gene encoding protein NRT1/ PTR FAMILY 8.2-like, giving the protein MDTPNSKQYYKEEMDMTYLVSNDRVDRHGKIADKRTTGGWKATPFIIVNEVIERLAFFAIAVNITTYLVAEMHQSIPDAVTHVTDWIGAAYVLTLLGAFLADAYLGRFRTIVVFSAIYAVGMVLLTVSASFDTLRPQTGKKASNYQVSFLYGALGLIALGTGGIKPCVSSFGADQFDEGDEKEVQMKYSFFNWFYFAINMGAILGITLLVYIQDKLGWSWGFGIPTVTTILSIVVLAAGVRYYRFQKPMGSPFTRFLQVIVVSIKKHRRGVLVQNETSLYEVETTYSDIIGARKLPHTRQYRFFDKAAVIAEKDTISNRWCLCTVTQVEEFKSFIKVLPIWASTIALAISFSQMSTFFLTQANVMNRKLGNNFEIPVGSIPVFGAINGLILVPFYEKFIIPFLRKFTGHHRGITSLQRMGVGLFISIFAMASAALIEKIRREHYPKKNSMSVFWLLPQFFLIGAAEVFTYVGQLEFFYDEATDGTKSISSALFLSEIGIGSWLSTALVKIIIATTGGQEKGWLRNNLNNSKLDLFFWILAGINAINFLVYLMVAKFHKGKGSAVRDEIMVELEFSNGQQTQA; this is encoded by the exons ATGGATACTCCTAATAGCAAGCAATACTACAAG GAGGAAATGGATATGACTTACTTGGTAAGCAATGATCGCGTGGATAGGCATGGTAAGATTGCCGATAAACGAACAACCGGAGGATGGAAGGCAACTCCCTTTATCATAG TGAATGAGGTGATAGAGAGGTTGGCGTTCTTCGCGATTGCAGTGAACATAACTACTTATTTGGTAGCTGAAATGCACCAATCAATTCCGGATGCTGTTACTCATGTCACTGACTGGATTGGAGCTGCTTATGTCCTCACTCTTCTTGGAGCTTTTCTAGCTGATGCTTACCTTGGTCGATTCAGAACCATCGTCGTTTTCTCTGCCATATATGCTGTG GGAATGGTTTTACTGACAGTTTCGGCCTCCTTTGACACATTGCGCCCACAAACGGGCAAGAAAGCAAGCAATTACCAAGTCTCATTCTTATACGGTGCACTTGGCCTCATCGCCTTAGGTACCGGAGGAATTAAACCTTGTGTGTCTTCCTTTGGAGCTGACCAATTTGATGAGGGAGATGAGAAAGAAGTCCAAATgaaatattcatttttcaattGGTTTTACTTTGCCATTAACATGGGTGCAATTCTTGGAATTACACTATTGGTTTATATACAAGACAAACTAGGGTGGAGTTGGGGTTTTGGAATTCCCACAGTTACAACAATTTTATCTATTGTTGTTCTAGCCGCTGGTGTTCGGTACTATCGTTTTCAAAAGCCAATGGGAAGCCCTTTTACCAGGTTTCTTCAAGTTATCGTAGTTTCTATCAAGAAACATCGAAGAGGAGTTTTAGTACAAAATGAAACTTCTCTCTATGAAGTTGAAACCACATACTCGGATATTATTGGCGCTCGCAAGCTTCCTCACACTCGACAATACAG GTTTTTCGACAAAGCAGCAGTTATCGCTGAAAAGGACACAATTAGCAACAGATGGTGTTTATGCACAGTTACACAGGTCGAAGAATTCAAATCCTTCATTAAAGTTCTTCCAATATGGGCATCAACCATAGCTCTTGCTATTTCTTTTTCTCAAATGTCAACCTTTTTTCTAACTCAAGCCAATGTCATGAACCGAAAACTAGGAAACAACTTCGAAATCCCAGTAGGCTCAATTCCTGTCTTCGGTGCCATCAACGGCCTCATACTTGTACCCTTCTACGAAAAATTCATAATACCATTTCTCCGAAAGTTCACCGGCCACCACCGCGGCATCACATCGTTACAACGAATGGGAGTTGGACTTTTCATCTCAATCTTCGCTATGGCTTCGGCTGCATTGATTGAAAAGATAAGACGCGAACATTACcccaaaaaaaatagtatgaGTGTATTTTGGTTGTTGCCTCAATTCTTTCTAATAGGTGCTGCTGAAGTTTTTACTTATGTGGGacaattggaatttttctatgACGAGGCAACGGACGGGACAAAAAGTATTAGTAGTGCTTTGTTTTTGTCTGAGATCGGAATCGGAAGTTGGTTGAGTACTGCTTTGGTGAAGATTATTATAGCTACAACTGGGGGACAAGAGAAAGGGTGGTTAAGGAATAACCTTAATAATAGCAAGTTGGATTTGTTCTTTTGGATTTTGGCAGGTATCAATGCTATCAATTTCTTGGTTTATTTGATGGTGGCAAAATTTCACAAAGGGAAAGGATCAGCTGTGAGAGACGAGATCATGGTTGAACTTGAATTTAGCAATGGCCAACAAACACAAGCATGA